Proteins encoded in a region of the Pseudopipra pipra isolate bDixPip1 chromosome 18, bDixPip1.hap1, whole genome shotgun sequence genome:
- the LOC135424064 gene encoding sodium-dependent serotonin transporter-like: MAEQPCPDPLASLAPLNPQTHSRDKWSKKMDFLLSVIGFAVDLGNVWRFPYICYQNGGGAFLIPYTLMAVFGGVPLFYMELALGQFHRTGAIPIWKRICPIFKGIGFAICIIGLYVSFYYNTIIAWALYYFYSSFSGTLPWASCDNPWNTPDCTNYFGRSNVTWTNFSRSPAEEFYTRKVLEIHKSRGLYNIGEIHWQLLLCLFLIFAIVYFSLWKGVKTSGKVVWVTATLPYVVLLILLIRGATLPGAWRGVVFYLRPDWGKLLSTAVWVDAAAQIFFSLGPGFGVLLALASYNPFHNNCYRDALITSAVNCLTSFLSGFVIFTVLGYMAEMRDVEVEDVARDKGPSLLFITYPEAIANMVGSTFFAIIFFLMVITLGLDSTFGGLEAVITAVMDEYPQLLAGRRELFVLGLITVSFLGSLSTLTYGGAYVVKLLEEFGAGCSILAVVLLETIAVSWFYGIQRFSHDVKAMLGFTPGLFWKLCWVAVSPALLAFIVISSLLDQPPLTLFDYQYPEWSTSVGHLIGASSFICIPFYMVYKLVWTPGSLKQRLAVCIRPEKTTRAPRAEGVGLAPIL, translated from the exons atggcagagcagccctgcccggATCCCCTTGCCAGCCTTGCACCCCTGAACCCTCAAACCCACTCCAGGGACAAGTGGAGCAAAAAGATGGATTTCCTCCTCTCGGTCATCGGATTTGCCGTCGATCTGGGCAACGTCTGGCGGTTCCCTTACATCTGCTACCAGAACGGAGGGG GAGCCTTCCTCATCCCCTACACGCTGATGGCTGTTTTTGGAGGGGTGCCCCTCTTCTACATGGAGCTGGCCCTGGGGCAGTTCCACAGGACAGGAGCCATCCCCATCTGGAAGCGCATCTGCCCCATCTTTAAAG GCATCGGATTTGCCATCTGCATCATCGGCCTCTACGTCTCCTTCTACTACAACACCATCATTGCCTGGGCTCTCTACTACTTCTACTCGTCCTTCTCGGGCACCCTGCCCTGGGCGAGCTGCGACAACCCCTGGAACACCCCTGACTGCACCAACTACTTCGGCAGGAGCAACGTCACCTGGACCAACTTCTCCAGGTCCCCTGCCGAGGAGTTTTACAC gaggAAGGTCCTGGAGATCCATAAATCCAGGGGTCTGTACAACATAGGGGAGATCCACTggcagctgctcctctgcctcttcctcatcttcGCCATCGTCTACTTCAGCCTGTGGAAAGGGGTGAAAACCTCTGGGAAG GTGGTGTGGGTGACGGCCACCCTGCCCTACGTCGTTCTCCTCATCCTACTGATCCGGGGGGCCACCCTGCCCGGCGCCTGGAGGGGGGTCGTCTTCTACCTGCGCCCGGACTGGGGCAAACTCCTGAGCACCGCG GTTTGGGTTGATGCTGCTGCacagattttcttctccttggGTCCTGGATTTGGAGTACTCCTTGCCCTGGCCAGTTACAACCCTTTCCACAACAACTGCTACCG GGATGCTCTCATCACCAGTGCAGTGAACTGCCTCACCAGCTTCCTCTCAGGCTTTGTCATCTTCACCGTGCTGGGCTACATGGCTGAAATGAGGGACGTGGAGGTGGAGGATGTAGCCAGAGATAAAG GGCCGAGCCTCCTTTTCATCACCTACCCTGAAGCAATTGCCAACATGGTGGGATCCACCTTCTTCGCCATCATCTTCTTCCTGATGGTGATCACACTGGGGCTGGACAGCACA TTTGGGGGCCTGGAGGCTGTGATCACGGCCGTGATGGATGAGTACCCCCAGCTCCTGGCCGGGCGACGGGAGCTCTTTGTCCTTGGCCTCATCACAGTCTCTTTCCTGGGCTCCCTGAGCACCCTCACCTAT GGGGGAGCCTACGTGGTGAAGCTGCTGGAGGAGTTCGGTGctggctgctccatcctggcAGTGGTGCTCCTGGAAACCATAGCTGTGTCCTGGTTTTACG GGATACAGAGGTTCTCCCACGATGTCAAAGCCATGCTGGGCTTCACCCCAGGGCTGTTCTGGAAGCTGTGCTGGGTTGCTGTCAGCCCTGCCTTGCTAGCA TTCATAGTCATCAGCTCCCTCCTGGACCAGCCACCCCTGACCCTCTTTGACTACCAGTACCCCGAGTGGAGCACCTCGGTGGGACACCTCATCGGAGCATCGTCCTTCATCTGCATCCCCTTCTACATGGTGTACAAGCTCGTCTGGACACCGGGGTCTCTCAAGCAG CGCCTCGCTGTCTGCATCCGGCCGGAGAAGACCACGCGAGCCCCCCGGGCAGAGGGGGTGGGCTTGGCACCCATCCTGTAG
- the C18H12orf76 gene encoding uncharacterized protein C12orf76 homolog — MGLSAARGWALSPGPAERSRPYAVLQHQNLVLLGSILSALLLTIILMAICVYRPVRRR; from the exons ATGGGGCTGTCGGCGGCGCGGGGCTGGGCGCTGTCCCCGGGCCCGGCGGAGCGCAGCCGGCCCTACGCGGTGCTGCAGCACCAGAACCTGG tgctgctgggcagcATCCTCAGCGCCCTTCTGCTCACCATCATCCTCATGGCCATCTGCGTGTACCGGCCCGTGCGGCGGCGGTAG